The sequence gatttgattttgatttgattttgatttgattttgatttgattttgatttgattttgatttgattttgatttgattttgatttgattttgatttgattttgatttgattttgatttgattttgatttgattttgatttgattttgatttgattttgatttgattttgatttgattttgatttgattttgatttgattttgatttgattttgatttgattttgatttgattttgatttgattttgatttgattttgatttgattttgatttgattttgatttgattttgatttgattttgatttgattttgatttgattttgatttgattttgatttgattttgatttgattttgatttgattttgatttgattttgatttgattttgatttgattttgatttgattttgatttgattttgatttgattttgatttgattttgatttgattttgacatcaaaacttattgattttgaagcctaattgacacgctctgtcacccatcgttagattcccaaaagcgacaaaacagaaaattttcaccgatttgaacactcgCACGCATATCACCtgcattatgcaaaatttataCAATTGTATCATTTGCTCACCCCTTTGTACAATTTTTGCTGATCCTCATCAAAAACGATTCTCTACTCAAATCATTTCAGATCgcatcagtagtgattttttgaaattaaaatcttcTCTGATTTCCTAATTCCATAATCATGATCTTACACGAAATCAAATCACATAAGGATCAGATGAGTGCGATTATGTGACGACGATTTTTCTTTAGGCTAGGATCAGTAGTGAtcaaatcagtagtgattttttaaagttcaatatcagtgatcttaagatcagcagtgatcgtcgatcactggtgatttttgatttttggtgatttttccagCCCTGCTCATTTTATAAGTTAAGTgtaaattttcatgaatttcatatgttctacaagtagtgatagctcaaatgctttgcacatgatgctagcgtgcaaattatttgcaGTGTATTGTTCCCTCGATAAAAGTGCCATAGAGCGGTGAATACGTTGAGGTGGAAAAAGTTCACAACAATTTATGACTATCTCCTATGCCTAGGACTTGAACGAATATTGAATTAATAGCGAAGATGTCGAGAAGGGTgagtcggaaggaagaataaaaaaaccagttgtcaggtcttgtcttagctgTAACCCAAAGTGATGAGATCAATTCCTCCAAATAAATAATTGAATCACTAGTACATCTTAGCAGTTCATCAGAAGCCGCTCAGCAGtctaaaaagtttgtactactgGGAGTATCATGAAATCAAAATGAACTTGCTCCGATATGAATGCAACTTTGTACACGTCTTCAGTACGACAAACCAATAGCTTTGTACAGATAGAGAAATCGATTCAattcaaaactgatttttttaaagtaatgCATTTTTCGCATGCTCGTTCTACGGCCACTTTAAAacgctgagtttttttttaaacaagggctttttgtagatttttttatcgtgacattacaaatgaacaagtattgatccttgacagttcagcggtactgtttacaaacaagcttaaacacaaatcgaagaacacatcttaaacaatcatcATTACACTTTGCATCTaggcacttttattcaataaatatcaaaaccaaaccgtatccaatcgtgaacaagtgttttaaaactctatttaggcggcaatgacgacacaaatgaactgccgatgaatcaagttcatctttgagaGCTGCCGGTGCTTTGTTTCGTTTTGCGAccgcaaattaaaaattaagaaaaagtgcctgttaataacgtgttccacagtgaaaagaactaaaaagattgtcCTGTATGCtagcgatatttgtataaatctgtacagtgtgaggcgacttgcaattttcaaattcaaacggTGAACCTCTGATTAACTTTTAAATTGTGAACAAACCATCAACGgctgtaaaaaaaaagttcattctgtgcattttgtgaggttatgtcatgttcgtgtaaaacctaattgcaGGTCTGGTCATCTCAATCCAGTGCTGGTGATACTGCCAAGACTTTTATTTCACCCTCCCACATTATCAGTttttgaattccgaatcaaatccGAATcgtcgagaaattttcattcagaattccatgtggaattcAGTATGCAATCCGAATCAATGCGGAATCTAGTGCAACATCCGATTCTGAATCAATTTCGCTTCCAACCGGTTGGTTCGGAAATCTATCGGAATTGAGTGAAAAGCTGAAGACTGAATTGtcgtttcgttttcttcttgTTCGTATGCGATTTTGCACTATTTCATgctgattttcaatttttttaattaaacaatttatataactgaatatataaattgaaattttcaagtttttcggatatacataactagtaaataaccagtttttCTAAGCATTCCTTcatactgttgaaattcgctggaaattaataaataaaaggCCTACCTTAGTAGGCataatccattcctctagctggagtgtaatgaaatagcgtaagtcgcctaacttttacactaacaGTGTACCTGTGTGTTACCAAACATGGTATGCAAAGCTTCTTCTCTTAATTTACcagtattttcttttcatttaccTGGTCGCAAgacccattttttttatttttggatgTACATGCAAGATTGATGAATATCAAATTAAgtcgaacagaaaaaaagaaggaagagcgaTCTTGCAAGACGTGACGTGGCGAAAGAATGACTCCATTTCGtctgcaaaattttgacagcagccggaatcttGCCAGGCTTCTGCCGGCTGCCAGAACTTCGCACAACCGGGTAGCTAAATAAAACAAGTATTATCaaatccgaatgaattccgaatcatcgagaaattttcattcgcaattccatgtggaaatcataatgaattccgaataaaaTCCAACTCCAGTGTAACAACCgaatccgaatgaatttcgccttcaACTGGTTGGTTCGAAAATCTATCGGAATTGAgcgagaagatgcggactgaattgtcaattcgttttcttctgATTCTATCTCGACTATGAACGTTTTCGTGCAGGTTATCATTTTATTTctgaataaaatatttaaataactGAATATATAAGTATAAACCTtcaagtttttcggatatactaaACTAGTAAACAACCAGTTctttttaaaattctagtataaactgttgaaattcgctggaaattaactaaAAAAAACCCTACTTAGCTGCAGAAAGAGTGAGCGCGAGAAGCTGGGCTGAGCTGGTGACTGACTAACCAAACgccattttttcgttcaacaaatctggcagacagaggtccattgttgagccattttcaatatgaggagtCGGAGTCACGTTGGACTAGATTTACTGGAGAATTATGGCAGGTTTTATCcacttattttttattttaaatgaacaaTACATGcacacagagaaaaatattgtaaaagtaactaaattttgttttctcgaaacgatttattatattatattagaaaatttggtttaatatagcaaatattgttgcttgaaactacaaaactagaaATTTGATTTGTCTCAGtgaattagtttatttcaataaatattttgttaaaaataacaaatatttgacTTGCGCATTTCTGTCAGTTTCTTAACAAACAATTGCATAGTAAATTTAACATGCAAAATCAGTTTAGAATGAACTATCTTTAGATGAAGGTAATCTTTATAGTgctttcaatttataatcttggcagttgaaataaatgataagatattaacctaaaatgatttttatttctacttacgttttttgtttcttaaAATCCTTTTTATGTTATTAAgcgtaaaatgatttttttcaaaataatttggaggggtatttttgatacattttttgtcgatttattttattttggcaaTTCCAGTTACTTACATGTATGAAATTACTATTATTTCCAAACCACAATCATGACTCGATGTCCTTGCAGATCGATCAAAATAGAGATATCCTGTAAAGAAAACGTGTTATGTAATAGTATTAAGCCTCTAATATTATTGATTATCAATACTTACGCTTGGGTTGCTGAAATGCCCCACGAAAAAGAAATGAGCAGATGAAATTAACCTTTTTGAAACACGTACAAACTATTTTGTTTATTCACAGTTGAAAAAGTTTCTCTGGCTTATAAGGAACAAAAGTGACACGGTTCATTTCAGCAATAAACTGTGCTGTATCATTATAAAAATTAGATAATATATAAAAggaatcaaattttttattaaCATTACGATATATTagaattgaatcaacatagataCTGCCAATAAAATCAACTCAGCTTCTGTTGATAAGCAAAAAATTGGTAGTTTATTACAGCAATGAAATCAGCTGGAACAGCAATTTTTTCGTTTAGCtagaccaaaattttgattcacatCAAACAAAGATCTTTGTTGGTGTTGAAGGGGGAAATTGGTTTGAAATAATCATATTCTAAATAGAAATTACAATAAAtcgaatttaaaaatctactaactgttttgttcttTTAAATAAGCtccatttttctgcgtgtacctgtagaataacaacaaattttctgtcTACATGAAGATAACACAAAATTTCCACACTATTTTTGTaggagtaaaaacaacaacaagcCCTTCCTGCATACCGAATGATTATTTCGTGCAGTTTGCcgttcaacaaacgctcaacgaccaacgAAATATGATCGTTTGCTGAGTGGGTCGATAGATTTCCGAACCAACCGGTtggaggcgaaattcattcggaatcggttgttgcactggattcTGCAATGATTAGAATCTCATACTgaattccacatggaattctgaATGAATTCCATTTCGGAATTCATTCCGAACTGATCTGGGTGCATGCTGTTGTATCGTCTGAATCGTGCTTAAATTTCGGTTGTCAAACCGGCGCAGCTGAAGAATGATAACCAAAACAAAAGAAGGGAAATTCCGGCGCGGTTTATTTTCATGATGGATTTCTTTCAAAATGTACCTAAAATCGTGAGTTTATATGATTTTTAAATCGTGCGACGCAAATATTGCTTGATTTCTTTTAGGAATTGCATGCCCATCTCAATGGGTCGCTGAGTAATCGGACATTACTGGAATTAGGTGCTATGAAATATGGCAAAGATAACCCTGGACCATCGAACGATGAGTGCTTCTACAGGATAACCAACGGACAAAATTTAACATTGAAAGAGTAAGTAAGGCATGTGTTAAGAATTTTGTTAAGACGAGTGTACCGATATTCATCCTAGACGAGTCGACATTCTTAGTTTTATTAATTAGCGTATAATCAATGAATGAGTTTTATATTGATTGATGTTTTATTTCCAATAAATAAAATGTATGACGAGCTTGGCGTTTAAATACGGAGTTGAAATCTCTTTTATTGCATTTTGGATAAAGTTTTGACAATTGTTTCACATCTGGATGTTTCTTATATTGATAAAAATTGGTATTTAAAGATCTACTCAGTCAAAAATCACGATTACAGATGCTTCCAGAAGTTCAAATATGCTCACGATTTAACAGATCAACCGGAAACACTTCGCTATGCAACACGAGCAGTGATCCAGGACTTTGCGGCAGACAATGTCGTTTACTTGGAACTTAGAACAACTCCGAAAAAGACAGTTCATATGAGTAAGAAGCAATATCTGACAACCGTGCTAGAGACCATCAGGTGAGAAAGGGTTTTACCCTATTCAACATACGATTAAAACAACTGATACCGCTCGATTCCGCAGAACAGCGCAGAATGAAATTCCGAGCATCACAGTCAAACTGCTTCCCTCGATTGATCGTTCTAAGGGCCTGCAGGAAGCAGAAGAGAATGTTTCTCTGGTGATTGAACTTTGCCAAGAGTATCCTGACATTATCAAAGGGATGGATCTGAGCGGAGCCCCGTTCGGAACAAGATTTTCCGATTTCGGTAACATCTTAAAAAAGGCTCAAGCACACAGACTGAAAATGGCCCTGCACTGTGGAGAGTTCGAGGACGATGATGAGATACAGGCCATGCTGGAGTTTGGTACCGATCGTATCGGGCATGGTACGTTTATCAAGGGCGTCAATTTACAGAATGCTAAAAAAAGGGGGATTCCGTTTGAATGTTGTCTCACTAGCAATGTCAAGTGCAGTACCGCGAGTTCCTACGAAGAGCATCATTTCAAGAAACTTTGGGAAGAAGGCTTCGCCGTGTGCATTTGCGTAGGTGTACCTGATAGGGACTCAACCGGAATGCTGCATCACTGGTGCAAATCGGTTAAATGATTGTTACAATGTTGCGACAAGGATGCAGTTTTCTGGTTGAGTCGAATATTGGTTTTGATGTAAATAAACTCGATCCATTTTCGTAGACGGACGATTTCGGGGTATTCGACACCAGCTTAACGCAGGAGCTACGCACTTGCTCAGAAATATTTGGACTAACTACCCAAGACATTCTCAGGCTGCAGGAAAACACGATCCGTTACACGTATGCAAACGACGAAGAGAAACATAAACTAACAGAAATATTCAATAATTTCAGAAAGACAATGAAAATCGACTAAGAATTTATATAGATTTTTTATTCCCGCCATCATTCTTTTTTACACATCTGTTTGTTTTCGTTTCGAAATTATATCCTACATTTAGAGTTAGCCTTCATGTATGAGTTAAAAATGGTTCGTCGTATTTCACTCAGGtttgtgcgtttgaaacccCCATTTTGAACAGTAAAATGTGGATTTCGTCCAACTTTTTGTGATAAGTTCTTTTTTGGAATATAATTCTGAACTGAACCTGAATATGCATACTAAACTCTAACTTTAACCGTGATGAACGACGAACATGCGAATAatatataaaaatgttttgGAATATTGTAACGCAACCGTTTTCTTCTcggatgaataaatgaatgtttGAATGATTGACCAACTGGCTTTAAATTTAATTGGTTACTAATACTGATTCTATCAAAGATACACTGCTGATAAGTTCTGTAAAATTATTCTTTCCGAACGTATCAAAAGTTTAAGAATTTTGGTAAGGTTCCATTGAAAACATTTGGAACGTGTTTGTTTCGCAACGACTAGAGATATTTTGTGCTTCCGGTTCGTTTTTCTAATTTGTTTGACATAAACTGTTGtattttttaatataatttaatctattcaaaattacaaaattataaACCGAGAACAAAAAGCCACTCAAAAACATCGATGTGCCGCTGTTAGAGTCGAATGTCGACGTACCGTCAGAAGTGGTAGTCTCTGGCAAGCAGCACTGCTATACGCCTGTTTACCATGGTTTCACCATATACAGCAATTGAAGGAAGCGGATTTAGGAGCACTTGGCGTGATTAGAAAGAAAAGTCATGCGCTCAATACTCGGTGGTAATGAGAAATGGCTCATATGCAAGAATCAGGAGCTGTATTCAGTATAAAAATATGCCAACTTAAGAAGACTGATAAACACGGTTGATTACAGTATGCTGGACATGTACCAAGAATGTGGATGACCAACGTTATACTAAGTAGCGAACCCGGAAGAGGTTGTCGATAGCGAAGCAGACCTAGTACTCactgaatgtgtgtcgaatggAGGAGGATGTGCTTATGGTGAAAAGGGATGTGCACAATAAAAGTAATTGTTGTTTGATCGATTAACAGAAACCACATCAACTTAAGACAAATGTACTCCAAAAAATAATACTTTCTCTTGAATTTTTCCCTTTCCATATATTTTGAGGATTCGATTGTTTACTGAATCTTTTTAGTGTGAGTTGCCTTGTGGATTGCTCCGAACACTGTTACATTCTAAGTTACTTCATTCCAATTAAGAAACTTCTGGTGTGCCTCTCAACGTATGAGCACGAGTTTCCACCTCCTGTAGTTAGGAACTCAATCGCGAGTTGAGTAGTAACAACGAGAGGCTCATTTCGGGAGTCAGTGAAAGTAAagtcattggactataaacaaaaattcacatTCCCTTCAGTTCCTCTCGAATTCGCAACCAGCACAGAATGAATGCAAGTTCTTCATCACAACTTACTCTAATGTTTTCATGCTTTAACTCTTGAAGGCGCCAGATCGATTTGTTACTTCGTAAATACGAATTTTTAAAGCGTTTCCGGTGAGTAATTTGAAACAACATTGCACATTCAAGGGTTAAAAAACCTGAAATGGATAcaggtttgttttatttttcaaacaaagCAAATTTTGTGCAGCAGAGTTGTATTCACACAAAACACTATGTGGTGgtgttactttactatggggtgccttttc comes from Malaya genurostris strain Urasoe2022 chromosome 3, Malgen_1.1, whole genome shotgun sequence and encodes:
- the LOC131434518 gene encoding adenosine deaminase-like protein gives rise to the protein MMDFFQNVPKIELHAHLNGSLSNRTLLELGAMKYGKDNPGPSNDECFYRITNGQNLTLKECFQKFKYAHDLTDQPETLRYATRAVIQDFAADNVVYLELRTTPKKTVHMSKKQYLTTVLETIRTAQNEIPSITVKLLPSIDRSKGLQEAEENVSLVIELCQEYPDIIKGMDLSGAPFGTRFSDFGNILKKAQAHRLKMALHCGEFEDDDEIQAMLEFGTDRIGHGTFIKGVNLQNAKKRGIPFECCLTSNVKCSTASSYEEHHFKKLWEEGFAVCICTDDFGVFDTSLTQELRTCSEIFGLTTQDILRLQENTIRYTYANDEEKHKLTEIFNNFRKTMKID